From the Acidimicrobiales bacterium genome, the window GGCGGACCCGCAGCGGTGACTTCGAGATCCGCCTCCCCGAACAGGAGCGTGAGCTGCTCGCCAACCTCGTCCCCCAGCTCCGCACCGCCCTCACCGACGGAGCCGGGGACGGCGCAACCGGCGTCGCCGACCCGGGCCTGCGCCGGTTGTTCCCCTCGGCCTACGTCGACGACCCCGAACACGACGCCGAGTACCGCAGCCTCGTGCACGACGACCTGCTCGGGCGTCGCCTCGCCGCCCTCGACACCGTCGAGGAGACCCTGGCGGCGACCCGGCTCGACGAGGAGCAGCTGCTGACCTGGATGGGCGCGGTCAACGACCTCCGCCTCGTGCTCGGGACCCGACTCGACGTGAGCGAGGACACCGACTTGAGCCCCGACCCAGACGACCCCGAAGGCCCGGCGCTCGCCGTCTACGCCTACCTGGGGATCCTCCTCGAGTCGATCGTCGCCGCCCTCGCCGACTAAGGCTCACGGG encodes:
- a CDS encoding DUF2017 family protein; protein product: MGFFTRRVRRTRSGDFEIRLPEQERELLANLVPQLRTALTDGAGDGATGVADPGLRRLFPSAYVDDPEHDAEYRSLVHDDLLGRRLAALDTVEETLAATRLDEEQLLTWMGAVNDLRLVLGTRLDVSEDTDLSPDPDDPEGPALAVYAYLGILLESIVAALAD